The proteins below are encoded in one region of Phaseolus vulgaris cultivar G19833 chromosome 1, P. vulgaris v2.0, whole genome shotgun sequence:
- the LOC137814429 gene encoding small ribosomal subunit protein uS12 — MGKTRGMGAARKLKSHRRRQRWADKSYKKSHLGNEWKKPFAGSSHAKGIVLEKIGIEAKQPNSAIRKCARVQLIKNGKKIAAFVPNDGCLNYIEENDEVLIAGFGRKGHAVGDIPGVRFKVVKVSGVSLLALFKEKKEKPRS; from the exons ATGGG GAAAACACGTGGAATGGGAGCTGCCCGCAAGCTGAAGTCCCACCGTAGAAGACAAAGATGGGCGGATAAGTCATACAAAAAGTCTCATCTTGGCAATGAATGGAAGAAGCCTTTCGCAGGTTCATCCCATGCCAAGGGAATTGTTCTAGAAAAGAT AGGTATTGAGGCAAAACAGCCCAACTCTGCCATTCGTAAATGTGCCAGGGTTCAACTCATCAAAAATGGGAAGAAGATCGCTGCCTTTGTGCCAAACGATGGTTGTTTAAATTACATTGAAGAAAAT GACGAGGTTTTGATCGCTGGATTTGGGCGTAAAGGTCACGCCGTGGGTGATATTCCTGGTGTGAGATTCAAGGTTGTAAAGGTTTCTGGGGTGTCTCTTCTTGCTCTCTTCAAGGAGAAGAAGGAGAAGCCAAGGTCATAA
- the LOC137814430 gene encoding small ribosomal subunit protein uS12: MGKTRGMGAARKLKSHRRRQRWADKSYKKSHLGNEWKKPFAGSSHAKGIVLEKIGIEAKQPNSAIRKCARVQLIKNGKKIAAFVPNDGCLNYIEENDEVLIAGFGRKGHAVGDIPGVRFKVVKVSGVSLLALFKEKKEKPRS, translated from the exons GAAAACACGTGGAATGGGAGCTGCCCGCAAGCTGAAGTCCCACCGTAGAAGACAAAGATGGGCGGATAAGTCATACAAAAAGTCTCATCTTGGCAATGAATGGAAGAAGCCTTTCGCAGGTTCATCCCATGCCAAGGGAATTGTTCTAGAAAAGAT AGGTATTGAGGCAAAACAGCCCAACTCTGCCATTCGTAAATGTGCCAGGGTTCAACTCATCAAAAATGGGAAGAAGATCGCTGCCTTTGTGCCAAACGATGGTTGTTTAAATTACATTGAAGAAAAT GACGAGGTTTTGATCGCTGGATTTGGGCGTAAAGGTCACGCCGTGGGTGATATTCCTGGTGTGAGATTCAAGGTTGTAAAGGTTTCTGGGGTGTCTCTTCTTGCTCTCTTCAAGGAGAAGAAGGAGAAGCCAAGGTCATAA